AATATCGATGGAAGTATATCGCCTTGTAGTTGTATTATGTATGTATATTGAATGTATTGCCAAATTGAAGTGTAGGCCAAATTTAAAACTCAACTCattgaataattttaatgTTGTGAGCACATTTTCTGGGCATCTTGTGAAGTGATGCCACAATGTGTCATAATAACAACGAGGCATGATGATATCACTTTCTTTCATACAGCTTTAGAAAATTCTCAGTAATCGGAAAGGCGCCAGGAGTTCTCAAGTATTGACTGTAGATTATATTAAACCCTTGTTATCCATTTCAAGATGTTTAAACTTGTCgtatgtgtattttgtttttaatcgtTTCATTGacacattttaaaatcacTTAATAGATCTTTGTAATCGTCATAAGCTTTTGATTGGCCAACTATTAACTATAAAAAGTGATGGATGCTTCATATGCTGTGTAGGGTATAAAAGAGGCCAGGCAGTTTGCTGCAAATAAACAAGGCAATAATAAGAAAACTACTTCAAATGTATCAGATACGTGCAGGAATCTGGTTGGGTTCTATTATAGAAACACTGTAAAATGAACTCGCTTGATATAGAAAAAGgtatacaggtgtcccccgagatacgactgtatttgggaccgaaaaaaagtcccaacgcaaggcgtaagtcgaaaaagtcgtatgtcgaatatctgtcaatgtaaagtttataaccgatgttgaagagtcgaaatctatgatatcgtgttaTAACCGAtgttgaagagtcgaaatctatgatatcgtgttttttatttgaaacaatgttcgataatgtattaattttacacaaaaagtcgtttatACGATATAGATATGCAATAccgggtagttgtggaatctttggaaatttgtgtgtaacggttatcagctcagaaattcaaaaatatacgtcaatttcttctcaatgacaactttttactgtcaaaaatcaaaatcgtcgtatctgcgaatcgtcgtaactcgagggggtcgtaactcgggggacgcctgtactaGAAAACAGAGGGAAAGGCATGAACTTCACACCTTTGTGATAGAACTGAGGAAATTATGTGAAATTAAGTCAAAAataagaaatgaaataaatacaatATAGCTTAAGGTATAAAACGAAGAATAGGAAATTGAGAGTTTTCCAGTATTTTGGCATAAGTGTCTTGaaagtacaaaacaaaataggaATGCGGTGAAAGACGTCCTTTTGGTTGTTGCATATCATACCATCGTCACCTATCATACCTTGTGATATGGGATGAGAGCAGAGCTTCAGTAATGCAATCAAGTATAATTAACAATTCAAAAGGCTAATTTTGTAAATTTGATGAGGAATGTGGGAGGTAATAACCTGATTTCATAATGATGCAAGATGGCTTCGAACATGAAGCGTACGGTGCATGCGCTTTATTTATAGTAAAACAATGGTTGGTcaaaaataatgttaacaTAATTACTTATACTAATATCAATGCTGCAGATGTAAAAATATTGACTCGAAGAGATGAAAAACTaaatcaattttggaaaaaaataatctttGAGTAATTATTGGGAATGGGGGGAATAAGTAAAAAAGTAACTATATTTTAGTGTAGTAATATATCTTCTAATTCTGCTTGGCGTAACAATCTATCTATCCATGGTCATGTGGACTTTATACAGACGCTCAGAGTTAATTGTACTACGAATCCGATTTGTTAGCTATTTGTGGACGGTGATCTGGAATCTGGAAGAATTGAACTTTATCTGGCAACAGAAGCCGAGGCGTTTACCTTTAGACCACCCGTTCACCACTGAATTATTCTGTTATTTAATATAACGTTTTATATTACCATTTCTAGCTATTTGATTCGTTTCTGCGATTTTGCttctaaaaaaatacattttgctATAAATTCACTTACAAATGCACTGTCAGTTGCAGACAACTTTACTTTGCCTTTTCGAGCATACAACCGCCACCACATTGCACTTGATTATTTCAGAATGAAGAACGGTAGCGATATACAGTATTCCCCCTAACGCCGTTAACAGCAGTGGTGCTATACGTGGTACGCTGTTGTCCAAATGATCTTTTGCGACCGTCGAATTATGCTAGGGTAAGATGAAGCGAACAGAAACACCATCGTTGCTAAACTAAATATCGTGTGTATTTTACCATGTGGCCCATTACGCTGCGAACCTGTGCCACTACTCTGTTCCTTTAGATTTGGATGGGAATCGCACAAATTGTCCTCGTGCCTTTTGAACGAAGGGTTCGTTCTTCCGTCTGACTTGATGGTGGGGGCACTCGCTTcaaaaagcaaacacgatTGAAAGGATATCCCGTTCACGTTCTGCCATCGCTATAGAAATTATTTTCTTGAACTTGACCCACCCCACGGCAGTACAGTCTTGTATTTATTGTACCCTAATCCCCGTGCACGAGGGATAAGCGCGAAAGAAAATTATGTAGCTGAACAGGGAGAAATGATTGGTGCTTGTTAGTGTGGTTGTGATGGCGATGAATAGAAATACACTGTTTTGTTATCTGTGGTGGTGTTAGATCGAGAATGAAATCATAATTATAATATGCCTAGGAACAAAATCAACgtacttttttgttcttcccaGCAAACCATCAGAGCTGATAAAGCAAGATAATTTCCAGGGATAAatcaaaatatgaaaaatgtgtattaaaaTGATATGTTATCCGGACTTTAATGAGTGATTTTCATCTTCAATTGgaatattctttaaaaaaaacaacatatgcAATTGACTTCAGagttaaaaaattaataaatgggTTTGCAGTGGTTTAAATAAAGGTGTTATTCTCTAGATTTTTGGTACACAACAATTAAGTTAAAAGAattaaagaataaaaaaagaaaaaagaaagttaGGTAACATCGGTTGATATGATACAGTAATTTCGGAtcgttgcagttttttttttatcatttggcGTGTTGGTGTATAACACTCTCTTTCTGCAGTCAGTGATGAATTGCTCCCCATTGTTGTACAATTTCATGTGGGACAGAGTTAGCATATCATATCTCTTGTGACCTATCCAATTTACATTCAATGACAAACGACAACTTCCTGTGTCTACGCATTCTCCAGGCCTGTCTCTCAGCTATGGCAATCATTGCGAGGGGAAAGAAATGGTGTCAGAAATGAAGTAAACAGCTTGGATGAACAAACCTAAAGTATGGAagatgttttaaaatataatgaaTATGAAGTACAATCTGTTGGTGCCTTAGTATTTCATAGAATATTTTAGTATTCTTAAATTGTATtcgacatttttttctttcacaagTATGCCccttttaaaaagaaataaattctagtttgtttaaaaatttatagcatatttttattacaatgtTGTCACATTCAATACTTGTCTATCTATTCGGCTAATATTTTCAATGTACTACTTTACCGTCACGCAAGCTGCTATCACTTTAGTAGTAAAAGGTGTATGTTTCGATATCGTTATAGCTAAGTAGATAAATGCATCACTAATCTGTCAATAAGAGGAAGTAAAAATTCTAGAGACGCATAATCAGTCACTCAAAAGAATTGCTTTTGAAGTTTGGAAATATTTGTTTGGGAAGTTGTTAGAAATATTTCGTTTTTTAATACACTCGTATGTTGTTTCATGCCCGAATTGATAAGATGTGGCAGTTAGAATAAGTATACAAAGATTTTCCCATTCGATCAAATGTAGCTATTCCGTCTTTGCGATGTGTAATGGCCTAAACAATGAGTATACTGCGTTTTCTCTAATTTAGTTTCCGCAATAGCAGTTGTTGTGTGCGGGAATGATGGCGATCGTGTTGGATGAAGCATTAGATGTTGCTAATGCCCGTGTCGTTGCTCCGGGTAGAAGTAGTTGATTTGGAGCAGCAGTGATCGAGCTTTTCAAACTCGGTCGATCGCGTCGACggtgtggcggtggtggccgACGACATGTTCATCATCATGTTGTAGTTGCGCTCCTTCTTGCAGAAGAATGGGTAGCAGATAAAGCCCCAGTACGCGCCGGCTCCGATCAAAATGACAAACGTGACGATCGTAATGATTCCCCAGGCCGATAGACGATGGTTGCTAGATTTAGCTGAAATGGGACTCTTCGTAGCAGACGACCCGCCCTGGCCAGGATGAAGATATCGCGGTGTCTCGTGTGGGTTTCCAAGGCCAGCCGGGCCGTACACGCCGGCTCCTCGACGCATCCCGAGACCACTTACGCTACCCGTTCCCATACCGCCGTAGGTGCCATAGTTGTACATACCCGATCCTCGAGCCCCACCACTTCCACCACTGCCGCCTCCGACACCGCCTCCTCCAACAAGCCCTCCACTGGCGGCGCTAATACCTCCAAGCGTGCAGAGAAGCAGGGTCACTGaagacaacagaaaaaaacaggttTTGTTGTGTTAAAGCTACAGAAAAAAGGTTGTATGCTCCAGCGCGCTCTGGTAACCTTCTCGCGTTCTTCTCTGAATATATTTTTCCCTAAACAAAGGATCATAATCGTCAGTTTCTCTCCTACAGAGGTGGTTGAGAAGGTGTGCTGTAACGTACAGTGTATTTATGATCGCTATCCAGAAGACGATCACCAATACATGTGCGTTGCGTTTGAGGATCCTAACACAAGGGTGCGACTGTATTCTTTGCCTGAGGTGGGCAAACAGTCCCTTATGGGCAGGTAGCATGGCAGGAAAGAGAACAATCTAACAAACGCCGATAAACGCCGTACCATGCTTGATGTTCATGCCACAATCGTTATGAAATAGAAATACTTACTTGCACAGAGTAGAACAGTGGATTGCTGAGGTTGGTACAGATTCATTTTTATCGATTCTGGTTGTTTTATATTCGTCAGTTGCAGTACTTCCTTAAAACACTTTCAATCGAATCGTTAGTATTAGActtgaagaagaaaatgtttttatccgTATGATAGCTTAACACATTTCCCCTTGAGAGTGCCTCACTGATCAAAATGTACGTTTGATCTTTCAGCCTTATGAGCAAGCCCAacacacaaatgcacacacGTCCCGGATAGGTTTGCTAAGTAAGGAAACGAAGGACCAGTTTGTAGCACTATAATGCGAACCTTATTAGGACGAACGTTAACGAACAGAGTGTATTGTACGGGAAGCAGCAGCCCCTTCACAGTTTATCTAGCTTGCGTTTTTATCGGAAGCATTTGCATGCAAATAACGTtcgtaaataaaataattgatgtACACACACTCGAGAATGATCACCACATCGACGTCGCTTAGTTCGCAACGATGTTCCCAAGCAATATTAACACGCTTGATGAGTTTGGCTGGTCGTATGTCTCGCAAAGGCAACctctagcagcagcaacagcagcagggctACCTCCTGGTGTTCACTTGGATCCGGCGTTTCGTTGACGCTCAGTTATAATGTGCTCCACTACACAAATTTAATACTGGCCAATATTCACTCGTAACAAAGATTGTTCCTCACAGTATTCCCATTATGTAGCACACGATGTAATGCGTCGAGTAGTTGTTTTTTGGATAGAATTTGAGACAAAACTCGGCACACTACGGAAAACACGCATGCTAGCCGCTCGAGATGGATGATGATGTCGCGAACGCACTCATACCATGCTCCGGTTGGCTTGCGGGTCGGCACGCACAAGGCACACATTGattgctcgcacacacacactaccacGAGATGCTATAAAGTGCTATAAATGTGGCAGGAGAGAAGAACTTATGCTCGGTGTGGTgtgctacagcagcagcataaggGTGCATCGAATGCGAGAGTGAGAGGCAGCAAGTTCTGAAACTCAAGGGAATGCATTTCTTGAGAGAAAGAAGGGAATGGAGCTAGATTGCAGGTGTGTGAGTATCAATGTTTGGTCTTGTTTTCTTTATCTTCTGAAAAGGTGAATGATTTCAGACATACAGACTCGtgtgaaagagaagaaaaaggcTCGTGTATTTTCTTTCTATGAATCAGCAGCATGATCGTTTGATCTGTTTCAGTGACGTGATGTCAGATGAAAGTgataatgaaaaaatatgaaaaccaATCCGATTCAATAGATTTGGGGAATGTAATGTACGACAAGTCCAATTCTTGCTGAATCTATGATGTCATATCAATCTTCTTATGCTGTGATTTGGTGTTTGACCTTGTAGCTTTATGAAGCTTGTAATTGGTCAATGTGTTGAAGTATTGAAGTATTGAAGATTTGTATCTTTATGAAATTTGATTGGCGTGAATTCGGTTAAATTAAGATTTCTTTGTCATCCGATTTCTATTGATTCGTTCCAGATGTTTATAATATGGTTACGTGACCAATGGTAGTTAAGGCAATTGAAGCTGCTATTGTACAATCTTGCTAAACGTATTTGGCATAATTGCAGAAAAGGAAGTTATACTTGTTGAAGTAAAATAGTAAAGtatgaaaaatattgaaatttgtaaatcaaatgattttattgaaattacATGTAAATTAATGTTAGTCAGATGAAggcaattttaaattattgttcTTATATGTTATAAAATTCTTGCATTTCAACGtttctttttattcattttttttcagaTCTGTCGAGAAATCGATTCTGCGAACTACCGGAAGACATCACATGTCTCGCGTTTTTAGAGCGCCTTTTGGTCTACCACAACACGATCCGGTCTGTGCCGGAAACGATACGTGGACTGCATTCTCTAACTTATTTAGATTTAAGGTAAGAAACAGATCATCTGTAGTATGGGAATGAAAAGATCGATTGTATTTCCCAGCTACTGATTAATCGTGAGAAATATTGCATCGATGCACATAATCAACTGGTTTGTTGGCGTGAACAAcattaaacgaaacaacatGTTTGACACGGTTTGTTTGTCTATGCTTTCAGAAACAATCAACTATCGGTTTTGCCGCGCGAAATATGTGCTCTACCTCTTCAGGTTTTACTCGTCTCGAACAATCGCCTTGCTACATTGCCCGACGAGCTCGGTCGAATGGAGAAGCTGACGGAGCTCGATGCTGCTTGCAATCAGATAACACATCTTCCAGCGCGAATGGGTGACCTTCGCAACATGCGTTCGCTAAATTTGCGCAGCAATCAGTTAGTTTACCTGCCTCGTGATCTCACCTGCCTGGAGTTGGCATTTTTGGATATCAGCAGTAACAAGATCGCTACCTTGCCGGTAGAACTTCGACACATGACCTCGCTTGTGGATTTGGAACTTTCGAACAATCCACTCACCTCTCCACCAGCTAGCGTGAGTAGTCGATGGCTTGTTTTCTAAGTAGATTACAACATTGCCTAATGCTAATGTAAAACAATAAGCTAAtgtttttgcttctgtttCAATACGCTCGCTCAAACAGCTGTGTGTACGCGGATTGGTGCATGTCTTCAAGTATTTGGAAACGGTAGCGTCGCGGGAGGAAAAATCTAAAACGGGTATCGATGGCCATGCAACATTACGACGTACGGCTCTTTCGGCAAAGAATTCCAGCAGTTGTTTGCTGGACAGCCAACAGCGGAATCGGAGAGCAAACGTCGACTCTGGATACTGTACTAGTGATGGTGGGTTCGATGGTAAGCGTTGGAAGTATGAGGAAGATGCGCACAATTTCAACATTTCCTCGTCAAAATGGTCCCCCACTCCACTGCACCCGGGTTTCACGGTTATGCCAGCCAATGGTAGTAACCATAAGATTGCTTCTAATCCTTCCTCAGGTGGACAACATGTCGCTCTGGCAACTCATCCGAACCACGGTGGTCCACATGAATCTACAGTAGATACTGCCGTTGCTGAAACAACGGGGGGTAGCAATGATGTGTGTTGGGAAGAAGAATTTCGGAAGAATGCCACATTTCAGGAACATCATCCGGATCGCAAGCAGTTATCGAACAATAATAGGTAAATTTTTGGTGCAGCTAATATACGAGGTTCAGttgaattatttaataatGTAAATCCGTATTCCTTTAGCAATGATATATCGCCTGAAGGAGACATAACACCCGATGGCACAAAGATGGATGACAAAGGCCGTACACTATCCAATTATCAGACGTATCGCGAGTACAAGGAAGCATTGCGTCAGCAGCGTAATCTTGACTCAGTCTACCGATCCAAAGATCATCCGCTGACACCAGATAGTGCTGGATCGGCGACGGACTCACCGGTTAGCAATGTTTCGCCGTACACAAAATCTATCTCGTCGTCCTCGGTttatagcagcagcagccaaagcTCTCCAGTATCGCCACATCATACAATAGGCGtgcaaaaaatgaaccaaattaaTGCAAACCCGAATAGCAGCTACCACATGACTGGGGCAACTGGCAGCCATTCAAGTCCTCTGCTTTCGCCAAATCGAAACGGTAGTCAAGGCACGACAGTTGATGATAGTACTGGAGGTACTCCTAATAAGCGGCCGGTGCAAAAAGTCATACCATCTCGCAACATTGGCTCATTACATCATAATCAATCACCTACACATTTAAATGGGAATCATCATGCGTCAGGAGCTGCTTCCACTAGTGTTTCTAATGGATCCCATGGTAAAAATGCTCTTTCAAACGGTGCTGGAAAAGGATCTTTGTCTTCAGCAAATGGAAGTGTCAACAACGAATACGCTTATGTGAAACCAAATAGCCCGTGCAAGTCGACAAGTGGGGTATTGGCGCACAATAATATTCCTCCTTCGTCGATACCAAAGCCAACGGTTTCAAATAATGGAGGATTAGGCTTACCGGGAGCTACTCAAAAACCGTTGACAGCGACAGTAGGTTACGTAAATAATGCTAAACCGGGACAGAAAGCAAACAAGTAAGTATATTAATGTGGAAAACGTTATTTTTAAACGTGGTTAGTATGAAAGAGTGTTCCGAGTTAATATCATATAGTTGCCAATATTCCACATCCAGCGGTTACTAACATACAGATGTAGCATAGATTGAAggataattgaaaaaataa
This sequence is a window from Anopheles merus strain MAF chromosome 3R, AmerM5.1, whole genome shotgun sequence. Protein-coding genes within it:
- the LOC121595816 gene encoding uncharacterized PE-PGRS family protein PE_PGRS54-like, whose translation is MNLYQPQQSTVLLCAMTLLLCTLGGISAASGGLVGGGGVGGGSGGSGGARGSGMYNYGTYGGMGTGSVSGLGMRRGAGVYGPAGLGNPHETPRYLHPGQGGSSATKSPISAKSSNHRLSAWGIITIVTFVILIGAGAYWGFICYPFFCKKERNYNMMMNMSSATTATPSTRSTEFEKLDHCCSKSTTSTRSNDTGISNI
- the LOC121595815 gene encoding leucine-rich repeat and calponin homology domain-containing protein isoform X1 — encoded protein: MAVAACLKATQSTVVYSGQHQPLHLVGMNGVGNVGIAGGHLQSQLTRSLERILEDAHLSGELKLSGRKLKDFPKAAGKYNLSDTVIADLSRNRFCELPEDITCLAFLERLLVYHNTIRSVPETIRGLHSLTYLDLRNNQLSVLPREICALPLQVLLVSNNRLATLPDELGRMEKLTELDAACNQITHLPARMGDLRNMRSLNLRSNQLVYLPRDLTCLELAFLDISSNKIATLPVELRHMTSLVDLELSNNPLTSPPASLCVRGLVHVFKYLETVASREEKSKTGIDGHATLRRTALSAKNSSSCLLDSQQRNRRANVDSGYCTSDGGFDGKRWKYEEDAHNFNISSSKWSPTPLHPGFTVMPANGSNHKIASNPSSGGQHVALATHPNHGGPHESTVDTAVAETTGGSNDVCWEEEFRKNATFQEHHPDRKQLSNNNSNDISPEGDITPDGTKMDDKGRTLSNYQTYREYKEALRQQRNLDSVYRSKDHPLTPDSAGSATDSPVSNVSPYTKSISSSSVYSSSSQSSPVSPHHTIGVQKMNQINANPNSSYHMTGATGSHSSPLLSPNRNGSQGTTVDDSTGGTPNKRPVQKVIPSRNIGSLHHNQSPTHLNGNHHASGAASTSVSNGSHGKNALSNGAGKGSLSSANGSVNNEYAYVKPNSPCKSTSGVLAHNNIPPSSIPKPTVSNNGGLGLPGATQKPLTATVGYVNNAKPGQKANKTVSWNRDVPTEKLSFTMRREFDKQKEETELIEQLRQIIETRLKMSLPQDIAPALMDGVVLCHLANLVRPRSVGSIHVPSSAVPKLTMARCRRNVDYFLDACRKIGVDEELICSCQDIVPPTVAESSSTPLEDNDRKAGYDDGHGSQETSPTPRPPNPLAMYRTIAALLSLPVAQSVSPPSPSPLGFLRRPRSPPPPPPPTTQSVSAITAAATNTNSSTEPETNLNCEIMESYGFSTVGKIDQQGSQIVGDLATTGEKMFEYSDQPTQRSFRGSEDHRNVPVTLDLPKSSVKPGRKRKFPSTRTNRRNHGSTDIQSNLNEIIEECEYDSDIGKFRCRSDDADEMGYGLPDYEDSETSVTSCDDDMNDVEVRYDDDVGGETFTPTNAQPTMADSIVRRHIPSNDLDTPILSSKTEASGTENFNIVQYDVDSIKTEEHKVVTKRIEFFENAANSSMKILNCETSAILNAAAIKNEGEIVETPQVSIANEPYSAKNDSHRRESDHPVISTILCLGTFLFTVIYLYLYPLS
- the LOC121595815 gene encoding leucine-rich repeat and calponin homology domain-containing protein isoform X3, with the translated sequence MAVAACLKATQSTVVYSGQHQPLHLVGMNGVGNVGIAGGHLQSQLTRSLERILEDAHLSGELKLSGRKLKDFPKAAGKYNLSDTVIADLSRNRFCELPEDITCLAFLERLLVYHNTIRSVPETIRGLHSLTYLDLRNNQLSVLPREICALPLQVLLVSNNRLATLPDELGRMEKLTELDAACNQITHLPARMGDLRNMRSLNLRSNQLVYLPRDLTCLELAFLDISSNKIATLPVELRHMTSLVDLELSNNPLTSPPASLCVRGLVHVFKYLETVASREEKSKTGIDGHATLRRTALSAKNSSSCLLDSQQRNRRANVDSGYCTSDGGFDGGQHVALATHPNHGGPHESTVDTAVAETTGGSNDVCWEEEFRKNATFQEHHPDRKQLSNNNSNDISPEGDITPDGTKMDDKGRTLSNYQTYREYKEALRQQRNLDSVYRSKDHPLTPDSAGSATDSPVSNVSPYTKSISSSSVYSSSSQSSPVSPHHTIGVQKMNQINANPNSSYHMTGATGSHSSPLLSPNRNGSQGTTVDDSTGGTPNKRPVQKVIPSRNIGSLHHNQSPTHLNGNHHASGAASTSVSNGSHGKNALSNGAGKGSLSSANGSVNNEYAYVKPNSPCKSTSGVLAHNNIPPSSIPKPTVSNNGGLGLPGATQKPLTATVGYVNNAKPGQKANKTVSWNRDVPTEKLSFTMRREFDKQKEETELIEQLRQIIETRLKMSLPQDIAPALMDGVVLCHLANLVRPRSVGSIHVPSSAVPKLTMARCRRNVDYFLDACRKIGVDENLLCCAADVLEGRGIVQVAITVVELLKFHNPASNVRSPTRSMYALANNLNSSGNSGSSGSSSSSGSSVQKSSPSTSSLSSPVGGNGI